Proteins encoded together in one Synechococcus sp. A15-62 window:
- a CDS encoding TIGR03943 family protein: MKRATLLLLWGLTLLWSFHSGRLDLLLRGVFHGLVGVTGLVLLMLGVAVLLKREKQNDRWRWPWLLSGVMAPLVLILPPSPSFSDLASNRPQGLPDPPELAFVLPPEQRSLTEWVRWLRSQPDPDLVAGNPVRISGFVWRQPQGPPLIARLTVRCCLADATPAGLAVEWPESFSPQTNQWLAIEGTMSVQTRNERRIPVVIPENITPIARPERPLEP, from the coding sequence TTGAAGCGCGCAACCCTGCTGCTGCTCTGGGGCCTGACGCTGTTGTGGAGCTTCCACAGCGGACGCCTCGATCTGCTGCTTCGCGGGGTCTTCCATGGCCTGGTGGGGGTCACCGGCCTTGTCTTGCTGATGCTGGGCGTGGCCGTTCTTCTGAAACGAGAGAAGCAAAACGATCGCTGGCGCTGGCCCTGGCTGCTCAGTGGCGTGATGGCTCCGCTGGTGCTGATCCTTCCGCCCAGCCCCTCCTTCAGCGATCTGGCCAGCAACCGCCCCCAGGGCCTGCCCGATCCACCGGAGTTGGCCTTTGTTCTGCCCCCCGAGCAACGCAGCCTCACGGAATGGGTGCGCTGGCTGCGCAGCCAGCCCGACCCTGATCTTGTGGCTGGCAATCCCGTACGCATCAGCGGTTTTGTCTGGAGGCAACCCCAGGGCCCGCCGCTGATCGCCAGGCTCACGGTGCGCTGTTGCCTGGCCGACGCCACGCCCGCTGGTCTGGCGGTGGAGTGGCCGGAGTCGTTCAGCCCCCAAACCAACCAGTGGTTGGCCATCGAGGGAACGATGAGCGTGCAAACCCGCAACGAACGACGCATCCCCGTCGTGATTCCTGAAAACATCACGCCAATTGCCAGGCCCGAACGGCCCCTGGAACCATGA
- a CDS encoding metal ABC transporter substrate-binding protein yields MRPVLARSAGVSLALAIGAALVPAHAAQPVVVAVDGTLCDLTKTLAAGAASVTCLIPPGGDPHSYRLKPSDRSQIAKSDLVLHIGFGLTPSAKKLKSPGTLVAVGEVALPSYGGSDPHVWHDPANSAAMVRVISSSLAPVLPASDRAALQQRTARAVAVLQALQSWEAKQFSSLPPAQRVLVTDHRTYSHLANRFGLVEIAMLDSHTTGGVLRPSSLKSITQEVKASGAKTIFSPAATPNKTLRRISKATGLPIASTPLYGEGVAAGRNAVSTATLNVCTIVKGQGGSCDTAGANALNTQWSSIR; encoded by the coding sequence ATGCGTCCTGTTTTGGCTCGATCGGCTGGGGTCAGCCTGGCTTTGGCCATTGGAGCTGCCCTAGTTCCGGCCCATGCGGCTCAACCTGTGGTGGTGGCCGTCGACGGCACGCTCTGTGATCTCACCAAGACCCTGGCTGCCGGTGCTGCCTCGGTCACGTGCCTGATCCCTCCTGGTGGTGATCCCCATTCCTATCGCTTGAAGCCCAGTGATCGCAGCCAGATCGCCAAGAGTGATCTGGTTTTGCACATCGGTTTTGGGCTGACCCCGTCGGCCAAAAAGCTCAAGTCACCAGGAACGCTGGTGGCCGTCGGTGAAGTCGCTCTTCCGTCCTATGGCGGCAGCGACCCCCATGTCTGGCACGACCCGGCCAATTCCGCAGCAATGGTGCGGGTGATCTCAAGTTCTCTGGCCCCCGTTCTGCCAGCCAGTGATCGTGCTGCCTTGCAGCAACGCACGGCTCGTGCCGTTGCTGTTTTACAGGCTTTGCAGAGCTGGGAAGCCAAGCAGTTCAGTTCTTTGCCCCCGGCCCAGCGGGTTCTGGTGACCGATCACAGGACCTACAGCCATCTCGCCAATCGCTTTGGACTTGTTGAGATTGCGATGTTGGACAGCCACACCACCGGAGGAGTTTTGCGGCCTTCCAGCCTCAAATCAATCACTCAGGAGGTGAAAGCATCCGGTGCCAAAACCATCTTTTCCCCTGCGGCTACTCCCAACAAAACCCTGAGGCGCATCAGCAAGGCCACGGGATTGCCGATCGCGTCCACACCGCTGTATGGGGAGGGCGTTGCTGCTGGTCGAAATGCTGTTTCGACGGCGACCCTCAACGTCTGCACGATCGTCAAGGGCCAGGGCGGGTCCTGTGACACCGCTGGCGCTAATGCCTTGAACACGCAGTGGTCATCGATCCGGTGA
- a CDS encoding metal ABC transporter ATP-binding protein — MSQSSCVLSTTELCFSYGGRNTVDRVNLQLQAGTLTALVGPNGAGKSTLLHLLEGRLKPSQGTVNTSKPIGLMPQRAAIDWSFPITARDMVQLGQPKKGKATTADHCEQLLERVGMGTMGNRRLNQLSGGQQQRVLLARGLMQQTEILLLDEPCSAIDPPTREHLLKVMRDQAEAGQTLLVSSHDWGSALDSYDQVVVMDGQILANGSPDTVREKLSDLTCMMGSHCCG, encoded by the coding sequence ATGAGCCAATCGTCGTGCGTGCTGAGCACAACAGAGCTGTGCTTCAGCTACGGAGGTCGCAACACCGTCGACCGCGTCAACCTGCAACTGCAAGCGGGAACACTGACGGCGCTGGTGGGGCCCAACGGAGCCGGCAAGTCAACGCTGTTGCACCTGCTGGAAGGCCGACTGAAACCCAGCCAAGGAACGGTCAACACCAGCAAGCCCATCGGCCTGATGCCCCAGCGGGCCGCCATTGATTGGTCGTTTCCGATCACTGCCCGTGACATGGTCCAGCTGGGGCAGCCCAAAAAGGGCAAAGCCACAACAGCGGACCACTGCGAACAGCTGCTGGAACGCGTCGGCATGGGAACCATGGGGAACCGGCGCCTCAACCAGCTCTCCGGCGGCCAGCAACAACGCGTCCTGCTGGCCAGAGGGTTGATGCAGCAGACCGAGATCCTGCTGCTGGACGAACCCTGCAGCGCCATCGATCCACCAACGCGCGAGCACCTGCTCAAGGTGATGCGGGATCAGGCGGAAGCCGGTCAGACACTGCTGGTGAGCAGCCACGACTGGGGTAGCGCCCTCGACAGCTACGACCAGGTGGTCGTGATGGACGGCCAGATCCTGGCCAACGGGTCACCCGACACGGTCCGAGAAAAACTGAGCGACCTGACTTGCATGATGGGGAGCCACTGCTGTGGTTGA
- a CDS encoding metal ABC transporter permease, with protein sequence MVEPDIWWLLPLTISLLIGAICPATGALLITQRRVLLANLMAHSVLPGLVIALAIGIDPSIGGLISGLLGALVAERLNRRFKGRVEGAMNTVLAGFTALGVLLVPLLEARVDLETILFGDLLAATTTDLLRTTISASALLAMLVWGYRDLVFVGIDPEGAAIAKRPVLLIRLICSLITALVVISAITAVGVILVIGLLCAPVLMHVERSRSLKELMLRSASTGLLLCGGGMMLAIAVDLPPGPLIGTLCLALLFTYRANTAEQQ encoded by the coding sequence GTGGTTGAACCCGACATCTGGTGGCTTCTGCCTCTGACGATCTCGCTGTTGATCGGAGCCATCTGTCCGGCCACTGGAGCGTTGCTGATCACCCAACGCCGGGTGTTGCTGGCCAACCTGATGGCCCATTCCGTTCTGCCCGGCTTGGTGATCGCCCTGGCCATCGGCATCGACCCAAGCATCGGGGGGCTGATCAGTGGACTGCTTGGAGCCTTGGTGGCTGAACGCTTGAACCGGCGCTTCAAAGGCCGGGTAGAGGGCGCCATGAACACTGTGCTGGCAGGCTTCACAGCCCTGGGCGTGCTGTTGGTGCCTCTGCTAGAGGCACGGGTGGACCTGGAAACAATTCTGTTCGGCGATCTGCTGGCTGCCACCACAACAGATCTGCTGCGAACAACCATCTCAGCCAGTGCCCTGTTGGCGATGTTGGTGTGGGGCTACCGCGACCTGGTGTTTGTTGGCATTGACCCCGAGGGAGCAGCCATCGCCAAGCGACCGGTGCTCTTAATTCGGCTGATCTGCAGCCTGATCACGGCCCTGGTTGTGATCAGTGCCATCACAGCCGTGGGGGTGATTCTGGTGATCGGCCTGCTGTGCGCTCCGGTACTGATGCACGTGGAGCGCAGCCGAAGCCTGAAGGAACTCATGCTACGCAGCGCGAGCACGGGGCTGCTTCTATGTGGTGGCGGAATGATGCTGGCGATTGCTGTTGACCTGCCACCGGGCCCACTGATCGGAACACTGTGCTTGGCACTTCTGTTCACCTACAGGGCTAACACCGCAGAGCAACAGTGA
- a CDS encoding YdcF family protein, which produces MFPLINTHWTTCVDEQHAYLFVRKIIFFLLFQPLGSSLLVFIVSICLLSLVLKSYKFLTRVLLSFLIVLLVSLQYQPLTTRYLTNLLSADIPSSAIHDGVNSSKVIVLVGRGQQIAKATTKVAIEIFNSQNIDSVYISGDDPRTALRLIDGGISSELVFGDSCAKNTWENALYANTWIQDNYPQADVILVTDIWQLKRANQAFLRFGVNTSPVFAVPDLPERAKNFLAKREFLALMYYYVTGRY; this is translated from the coding sequence TTGTTTCCTTTGATCAATACTCACTGGACCACTTGCGTTGATGAACAGCATGCATATCTCTTTGTCCGAAAAATTATTTTCTTTCTATTGTTTCAACCACTTGGTTCCTCTTTGCTGGTCTTTATAGTATCAATTTGTTTGCTAAGCCTGGTTCTTAAAAGTTATAAATTTTTGACAAGAGTGCTTTTATCCTTCTTGATTGTTCTTCTTGTCAGCCTTCAGTATCAGCCACTGACGACGAGGTATCTTACTAATCTCCTGTCTGCTGATATTCCATCTTCTGCGATTCATGATGGTGTTAATTCGTCAAAAGTTATTGTATTGGTTGGCCGAGGGCAGCAAATTGCCAAGGCAACCACGAAAGTTGCGATTGAAATATTTAATTCTCAAAATATTGACTCTGTTTATATTTCAGGTGATGATCCCAGGACCGCTCTACGTTTAATAGATGGTGGAATTTCTAGTGAATTAGTTTTTGGCGATTCCTGCGCTAAAAACACTTGGGAAAATGCTTTGTATGCTAACACTTGGATTCAAGACAATTACCCTCAGGCTGATGTGATTCTTGTGACAGATATATGGCAGTTGAAACGAGCCAATCAGGCTTTCTTGCGATTTGGTGTTAATACAAGCCCTGTTTTTGCGGTGCCTGATCTGCCAGAGCGTGCAAAAAACTTCCTTGCTAAAAGAGAGTTTCTTGCTTTGATGTACTATTATGTGACCGGCCGATACTGA
- a CDS encoding glycoside hydrolase family 10 protein, translating to MAGAPAPLMAEPRLDRLLRSRSTMGVWLTNSPSKLYYDRKRISVAMQQLQDAGFNRVVPNVWSRGTTFHHSRFAPVEPPLKKAGLGFDPICTLAEEGRRRGIKVMPWFEYGLMEPADSAVVHKNPSWVLAKANGRRWMAMHGNYRMAWLNPAHPEVRARFIGLVMETLKRCPMDGLQLDDHFAWPVQFGYDPTTVALYRQETGLAPPRDHSNRHWMKWRRNQLTSLLRELRQCLKQEGLSTRISLSPGPFRSAYNLWLQDWELWALGGLIEELVVQNYAYSVRGFAKDLDQPALRKARDWGIPSQIGVLAGFGKRTTSMAVLEQKVRLARQRGHGVIFFYWEGLWGSHVPEYARKNRRESFARMGSLK from the coding sequence ATGGCGGGGGCTCCGGCTCCTCTAATGGCCGAACCTCGATTGGATCGGCTGCTACGAAGCCGGAGCACCATGGGGGTGTGGCTGACCAACAGCCCCAGCAAGCTCTATTACGACCGGAAGCGCATCAGCGTTGCGATGCAGCAGCTGCAGGATGCCGGCTTCAATCGCGTGGTGCCCAACGTTTGGAGCCGAGGCACCACCTTTCATCACAGCCGTTTCGCTCCGGTGGAGCCACCGCTGAAGAAGGCTGGGCTCGGTTTTGATCCCATCTGTACCCTGGCCGAGGAAGGTAGGCGCCGCGGCATCAAGGTGATGCCCTGGTTTGAGTACGGCCTGATGGAACCGGCTGATTCAGCGGTTGTTCATAAGAACCCCAGCTGGGTTTTGGCCAAAGCCAATGGCCGGCGTTGGATGGCTATGCATGGCAACTATCGGATGGCTTGGCTCAATCCAGCCCATCCGGAGGTTCGTGCCCGTTTCATCGGTTTGGTGATGGAAACCCTCAAGCGCTGTCCGATGGACGGCCTGCAATTGGACGACCACTTCGCCTGGCCCGTTCAGTTCGGTTATGACCCCACCACCGTGGCGCTCTACCGGCAGGAGACGGGACTGGCGCCTCCTCGGGATCACAGCAATCGACATTGGATGAAATGGCGCCGCAATCAACTCACTTCGCTGCTGCGTGAATTGCGGCAATGTCTCAAGCAGGAAGGCCTCTCCACCCGGATCAGCTTGTCTCCAGGCCCCTTCCGTTCGGCCTACAACCTCTGGCTGCAGGACTGGGAGCTCTGGGCTTTAGGCGGGCTGATTGAAGAGTTGGTGGTGCAGAACTATGCCTATTCAGTTCGTGGATTTGCCAAAGACCTGGATCAGCCGGCTCTGCGCAAAGCCCGCGACTGGGGCATTCCTTCGCAGATTGGTGTGTTGGCGGGATTCGGCAAGCGCACCACCTCGATGGCCGTTCTGGAGCAAAAAGTCCGTCTGGCTCGCCAACGCGGTCATGGTGTGATCTTTTTCTATTGGGAAGGGCTATGGGGATCACATGTCCCTGAGTATGCAAGAAAGAATCGTCGAGAATCTTTCGCCCGAATGGGTTCTTTAAAATAG
- a CDS encoding ribose-phosphate pyrophosphokinase, producing MTSFLTAARAEQEQMTPDSRRLRLFSGTSNPALAKEISAYLGVPDGPRVCKRFADGELYVQIQESIRGCDVFLIQPTCAPVNDHLMELLIMVDACRRASARQITAVVPYYGYARADRKTAGRESITAKLTANLLVTSGVDRVLAMDLHSAQIQGYFDIPCDHIYGSPVLVDYLSTQDLGDVVVVSPDVGGVARARAFAKQMNDAPLAIIDKRRTGHNMAESLTVIGDVAGRTAILIDDMIDTGGTICAGARLLREQGAKRVLACATHAVFSPPASERLSVEGLFEQVVVTNSIPIPQDRVFPQLKVLSVANMLGEAIWRIHEESSVSSMFR from the coding sequence GTGACAAGTTTCCTGACAGCAGCCCGTGCCGAACAGGAGCAGATGACCCCGGACAGTCGCCGTTTGCGCCTGTTCAGCGGCACCTCGAACCCTGCTCTGGCCAAGGAGATTTCCGCCTATCTCGGGGTGCCCGATGGTCCTCGCGTCTGCAAGCGTTTTGCTGACGGTGAGCTCTACGTGCAGATCCAGGAGTCGATCCGGGGCTGCGATGTGTTCCTGATCCAGCCCACCTGCGCACCGGTGAACGATCACCTGATGGAGCTGCTGATCATGGTGGATGCCTGCAGACGGGCTTCTGCACGGCAGATCACCGCTGTGGTGCCTTACTACGGCTACGCCCGTGCCGATCGCAAGACCGCTGGTCGTGAATCGATCACCGCCAAGCTCACGGCCAACCTGTTGGTGACGTCGGGCGTTGACCGCGTGCTGGCAATGGACCTGCACTCCGCCCAGATTCAGGGCTATTTCGATATTCCCTGCGATCACATCTACGGCTCTCCCGTGCTGGTGGACTACCTCTCCACCCAGGATCTGGGAGATGTGGTGGTGGTGTCTCCGGATGTGGGGGGCGTAGCCCGGGCCCGGGCTTTCGCGAAGCAGATGAACGATGCCCCGCTGGCGATTATCGACAAGCGCCGCACCGGCCACAACATGGCCGAAAGCCTCACGGTGATTGGTGATGTGGCGGGGCGGACAGCGATCCTGATCGACGACATGATCGACACCGGCGGCACGATCTGCGCAGGTGCACGCTTGCTGAGGGAGCAAGGAGCCAAGCGGGTGCTGGCCTGCGCCACCCACGCCGTCTTCTCTCCCCCCGCCAGCGAACGTCTGTCCGTTGAGGGCCTGTTTGAGCAGGTGGTGGTGACCAACAGCATCCCGATCCCGCAGGACCGGGTCTTCCCTCAGCTGAAGGTGCTCTCCGTGGCCAACATGCTGGGGGAAGCGATCTGGCGCATCCATGAAGAGAGCTCCGTGAGCTCGATGTTCCGCTGA
- a CDS encoding LCP family protein, which yields MNWLSPSRVRGALCVGAAVLGIGVTGWLMATLWPKPDRVAAGAPLSADQPETLAPFPEVPVTVLVIGVDADRLGAASNQAAPKGPPNADALLLLRIAAQEPLQVLQIPTELAVQLPGEENPGRLAQLWQRGGVSLLGDAIRDIVGLQQGDPKRYVVMPRAALRRLVDGLGEVEVVLSDSYERQDKTQDYTVMLQAGRQRLNGAQAEQLVRHLPDPKAVPQRRQRQNLLVEGLIEQVKAPSGIEVIPGLVNQLNTELETNLSRSEQLSLAAAIIASPEPARISRLPLAERAGEQTLRQIDGGASLPLWPQR from the coding sequence ATGAACTGGTTGTCGCCATCCCGAGTTCGCGGTGCGCTGTGTGTCGGTGCTGCTGTGCTGGGGATTGGTGTGACCGGGTGGTTGATGGCGACCCTCTGGCCAAAACCCGATCGCGTTGCCGCGGGCGCTCCGCTGAGTGCGGATCAACCTGAAACTCTGGCCCCCTTCCCGGAGGTCCCGGTGACGGTGTTGGTGATCGGTGTTGATGCGGATCGGCTGGGTGCCGCCTCCAATCAGGCCGCGCCCAAGGGCCCCCCCAATGCCGATGCACTGCTGTTGCTTCGCATTGCCGCCCAGGAGCCGCTTCAGGTTCTCCAGATCCCCACGGAGCTCGCTGTTCAGCTCCCTGGCGAAGAGAATCCGGGACGCTTGGCTCAGTTGTGGCAACGGGGTGGCGTCAGTCTTCTTGGCGATGCCATCCGCGACATTGTTGGTCTTCAGCAGGGTGATCCCAAGCGGTATGTGGTGATGCCCCGTGCGGCCCTACGCCGCCTGGTGGATGGTCTGGGCGAGGTGGAGGTGGTGTTGAGCGACTCCTACGAACGCCAGGACAAGACGCAGGATTACACCGTCATGCTCCAGGCCGGACGACAGCGTCTTAACGGTGCCCAGGCGGAACAGCTGGTGCGCCATCTGCCCGATCCCAAGGCTGTCCCCCAGCGTCGCCAACGCCAAAACCTCCTTGTTGAGGGTCTGATCGAACAGGTCAAGGCCCCCAGTGGAATCGAAGTGATCCCTGGTTTGGTGAACCAACTGAACACTGAGCTGGAGACCAACCTCAGTCGTTCGGAGCAGCTGAGCCTGGCCGCGGCGATCATCGCCAGCCCCGAACCCGCACGGATCAGCCGGCTGCCCCTGGCCGAGCGGGCTGGTGAGCAGACCTTGCGCCAGATCGACGGCGGCGCCAGCCTTCCCCTCTGGCCCCAGCGTTAA
- a CDS encoding NAD(P)-dependent oxidoreductase: MSLRHDYRSRPPEQVRVVVFGATGYIGRFVVKELVDRGYQVIAFARERSGIGGRQSRDEVIADFPGAEVRFGDVTDPASIAAEAFDQPTNVVVSCLASRTGGRKDSWAIDHAATLNTYAQGRAAGVAHYVLLSAICVQKPLLEFQKAKLAFEAVLQADEEMSHSIVRPTAFFKSLGGQVESCRKGGPYVMFGGGTLASCKPISEADLARFMADCIHDASKRNQVLPIGGPGPALSAREQGEMLFRALNKPERMLSVPIALMDAPIAVLDALARVFPGINDTAEFGRIGRYYASESMLVWDEQRQCYDADATPSYGTDTLEQFFERVAREGMAGQDLGDAALF; encoded by the coding sequence ATGTCCCTCCGCCACGACTACCGCAGCCGACCACCCGAACAGGTGCGCGTGGTGGTGTTCGGAGCCACGGGCTACATCGGCCGCTTTGTGGTGAAGGAACTGGTGGACCGGGGCTACCAGGTGATCGCCTTCGCCCGCGAGCGCAGCGGCATCGGTGGTCGTCAGAGCAGGGACGAGGTGATCGCCGATTTCCCGGGAGCTGAGGTGCGCTTTGGGGATGTCACCGATCCAGCCTCAATCGCCGCCGAGGCCTTCGATCAACCCACGAATGTGGTGGTGAGTTGCCTGGCATCCCGCACCGGCGGCCGCAAGGATTCCTGGGCGATTGACCACGCAGCCACCCTCAACACGTATGCGCAGGGACGGGCGGCCGGGGTGGCCCACTACGTGCTGCTCTCGGCCATCTGTGTGCAGAAGCCGCTGCTGGAATTTCAGAAGGCGAAGCTGGCCTTCGAAGCCGTGTTGCAGGCGGATGAAGAGATGAGCCACTCCATCGTTCGCCCCACCGCCTTTTTCAAAAGCCTGGGCGGACAGGTGGAAAGCTGCCGCAAGGGCGGCCCCTACGTGATGTTCGGAGGCGGAACCCTGGCCAGCTGCAAGCCGATCAGCGAAGCAGATCTAGCCCGCTTCATGGCGGATTGCATCCATGACGCGTCCAAACGCAACCAGGTACTGCCCATTGGGGGGCCGGGTCCGGCGCTGAGCGCCCGGGAGCAGGGAGAGATGCTCTTCCGCGCTCTGAACAAACCCGAACGGATGCTGTCGGTGCCGATTGCCCTGATGGATGCACCGATCGCCGTGCTGGACGCCCTGGCTCGAGTGTTCCCAGGCATCAACGACACAGCGGAATTTGGTCGGATCGGCCGCTACTACGCCAGCGAATCCATGCTCGTCTGGGACGAGCAGAGGCAGTGCTACGACGCGGATGCCACGCCCTCCTATGGAACCGACACGCTGGAGCAGTTTTTTGAGCGCGTGGCCCGGGAGGGCATGGCCGGGCAAGACCTGGGGGATGCCGCACTGTTCTGA
- the malQ gene encoding 4-alpha-glucanotransferase: MDQSTVDLTKAEPGRSTGVLLHPTALPGSPVCGSFGEPCRRWLQLLADHDIGVWQILPLAPPDPTGSPYSSPSCNALNPWFLDGQDLANEGFISDDALRAAPGADAPLEGAERVDFSLARQRSAALGDALLDAWPEQDPVRHADFKRWTHQQHSWLDDHARFRVLHDQNHKPWWEWPLPLARHDNKALRAWAEQHHGALLREQLTQWHLDRQWQAIRRQAAELGIQLFGDLPFYVSSDSADVWSNLSLFTVKENGQLTTQSGVPPDYFSETGQLWGSPVYRWGQHRITRFRWWRRRIARQREFVDLLRLDHFRALAAFWAVPGSDSTAENGQWQPSPGHALLRKLRRDAGGALPLIAEDLGVITPDVEELRDAFRLPGMKVLQFAFDGERDNPYLPENTNGHRWVVYTGTHDNPTTLGWWNALDADSRDRIATRVNGEITAPAWHLLDMAFATTAGLVIAPLQDLMHLDDRARFNTPGTSEGNWSWRLQSFDAALANALSGYGSRGAVWGRSLAGAVSLLTR, translated from the coding sequence ATGGATCAGTCCACTGTTGACCTGACCAAGGCTGAACCTGGGCGCAGCACTGGGGTGCTGCTGCATCCCACCGCCCTGCCGGGCAGTCCCGTCTGCGGCAGCTTTGGAGAGCCTTGTCGCCGTTGGCTTCAGCTGCTGGCCGACCATGACATCGGCGTCTGGCAGATTCTGCCGCTGGCTCCGCCGGATCCCACCGGCTCGCCCTACAGCTCTCCCTCCTGCAATGCGCTGAACCCCTGGTTCCTGGACGGCCAGGACCTGGCCAATGAGGGATTCATCAGCGATGACGCCCTCAGGGCTGCTCCCGGAGCTGATGCACCGCTGGAGGGAGCGGAGCGTGTGGACTTCAGCCTCGCCAGGCAACGGTCCGCTGCCCTCGGCGATGCCCTGCTTGATGCCTGGCCTGAGCAGGATCCAGTGCGACATGCCGACTTCAAGCGCTGGACGCACCAGCAGCACTCCTGGCTGGATGACCACGCCCGTTTTCGCGTCCTGCACGATCAAAACCACAAACCCTGGTGGGAGTGGCCGCTCCCCCTGGCCCGGCATGACAACAAGGCCCTGCGGGCCTGGGCTGAGCAACACCACGGCGCGCTGCTGCGGGAACAACTGACCCAGTGGCATCTCGATCGCCAGTGGCAGGCGATCCGCCGCCAAGCGGCAGAGCTGGGCATCCAGCTGTTTGGAGACCTGCCCTTCTATGTGAGCAGTGACAGCGCAGATGTCTGGAGCAACCTTTCGCTCTTCACCGTCAAGGAGAACGGCCAGCTCACCACCCAGAGCGGCGTGCCGCCCGATTACTTCTCGGAAACCGGACAGCTGTGGGGCTCACCGGTGTACCGCTGGGGACAGCATCGGATCACGCGGTTCCGATGGTGGCGGCGAAGAATTGCGCGGCAGAGAGAGTTTGTGGATCTGCTGCGCCTGGATCACTTCCGTGCCCTTGCGGCCTTCTGGGCCGTCCCCGGTTCCGACAGCACCGCGGAGAACGGTCAATGGCAGCCCTCTCCAGGCCATGCCCTGCTGCGCAAGCTGCGCAGAGATGCCGGTGGTGCTCTTCCCTTGATTGCCGAGGATCTCGGCGTGATCACACCTGATGTGGAGGAGCTCCGGGATGCCTTCCGGTTGCCTGGCATGAAAGTGCTGCAGTTCGCGTTCGATGGCGAGCGCGACAACCCTTATCTGCCGGAAAACACCAATGGGCATCGATGGGTCGTCTACACCGGCACCCACGACAACCCCACAACCCTGGGCTGGTGGAACGCTTTGGATGCCGACAGCCGGGACCGCATCGCGACGCGGGTGAATGGTGAGATCACAGCTCCAGCCTGGCATCTGCTCGACATGGCCTTTGCCACGACCGCAGGCCTGGTGATCGCCCCACTGCAGGACCTGATGCACCTGGACGACCGGGCCAGGTTCAACACTCCCGGCACCAGCGAAGGCAACTGGAGCTGGAGGCTTCAAAGCTTTGATGCCGCGCTGGCGAATGCACTGAGCGGCTATGGAAGCAGGGGAGCCGTCTGGGGACGGTCGCTTGCGGGAGCAGTCAGTTTGTTGACCCGATAA
- a CDS encoding RodZ family helix-turn-helix domain-containing protein, producing the protein MEAPARAGWFDGSAQQPMRLKRPGLWWRRPRKGSSPDAGTVEAQEQQRQDLGLMLRRRREELGLSLRDLANETRITTPVIEALERGWRDRLPERAYLASMLPQIERRLALPGGCLEPLLPSPVFRRGPAKAGLGRFTLGNIDVFTTWQGTVVYAAVIAFSLLAINRQQQDLALRNSLSLEPVRADVEAISRGPNLAGSDEGIAALRPLEQVQQRKPQQWFELVRDAMSQSQGVLEVVVAEPRALKLSSGGGDRVQFMASAGRLTLQLQAPIEVLLDPPAGAEDQVLWNGEPLTVDQERPGVYRVNKLTAPASDRPQTAPLLP; encoded by the coding sequence ATGGAAGCCCCTGCTCGAGCGGGCTGGTTCGATGGATCTGCCCAACAGCCCATGCGACTGAAGCGTCCAGGACTCTGGTGGCGACGTCCCCGCAAGGGTTCCAGCCCTGATGCCGGCACGGTGGAGGCCCAGGAGCAACAGCGCCAGGATCTGGGGCTGATGCTGCGGCGGCGTCGTGAGGAACTGGGCCTCTCGCTTCGTGATCTCGCCAACGAGACCCGCATCACTACCCCTGTGATCGAAGCTCTGGAGCGGGGCTGGCGAGATCGCCTGCCCGAGCGGGCCTATCTCGCCTCGATGCTTCCGCAGATCGAGCGTCGTCTGGCCCTTCCCGGTGGCTGCCTCGAGCCCCTGCTCCCTTCGCCGGTGTTCCGCCGTGGACCCGCCAAAGCGGGACTGGGTCGCTTCACCCTGGGCAACATCGATGTGTTCACCACCTGGCAGGGAACGGTCGTTTATGCGGCGGTGATCGCCTTCAGCCTGCTGGCCATCAACCGCCAACAACAGGATCTGGCCCTGCGCAACAGCCTCAGCCTTGAGCCCGTGCGCGCCGATGTTGAGGCGATCAGCCGTGGTCCGAACCTGGCGGGTTCAGACGAAGGCATCGCCGCCCTGCGTCCCCTGGAACAGGTCCAGCAACGCAAGCCTCAGCAGTGGTTTGAGCTGGTGCGGGACGCCATGTCGCAGTCTCAGGGGGTGCTTGAGGTTGTGGTGGCTGAGCCGAGAGCGCTCAAGCTCTCCAGCGGTGGGGGAGACCGGGTTCAATTCATGGCCAGTGCCGGCAGGTTGACCCTGCAGTTGCAGGCCCCGATTGAGGTCCTTCTGGATCCCCCTGCTGGTGCAGAGGATCAGGTGCTTTGGAACGGAGAGCCTCTGACTGTGGATCAAGAACGGCCGGGGGTTTATCGGGTCAACAAACTGACTGCTCCCGCAAGCGACCGTCCCCAGACGGCTCCCCTGCTTCCATAG